One window from the genome of Deinococcus apachensis DSM 19763 encodes:
- the hrpB gene encoding ATP-dependent helicase HrpB, with protein MPSVTLPDLPIAEVLPEVRAALAAHPLVVLQAPPGAGKSTALPLALLDEAWLAGQSIVMLQPRRVAARAVAARLAEGLGEEVGGTVGSRVRFESRVSARTRIEVVTEGILTRRLQRDPELSGVGLVILDEFHERSLNADLALALLREVQGALRDDLRVLVMSATLDPALPGRLGAPLVQSAGRAYPVDVHYLPADPAGRVEDAVARSVREALAAHPEGDILAFLPGVREIRGAMGALLDVGAVVLPLYGDLPLAEQRRAILPDPGGRRRVVLATSIAETSLTLAGVRVVVDGGLSRTQKFDPGTGLTRMVTTRVTRDAADQRAGRAGRTAPGTAYRLWSERTHAALAAAHPPEILEADLAPLTLELAGWGAPDPAALAWLDTPPAPRVDSARALLRDLDALDEGNRITPRGSALLELPTHPRLAHLLHDGAALGLGALAADVAALLEERDPLGVGSGTDLTDRVAALRAWRRGERGRGEAAVLERIERLARQWRRLLNLRPDDTLPDSFAAGQLVALAYPERVALSREGGGGRFLLAGGQGARLPEGDPLAGSPALAVAHLDAGSGEGRIHLAAPLDPALLDARAATRDTVRWDARTGTLVAQRERHVGALVLDARPLRDLPHTARLAALADAVRTEGLHLLTFSPEAEGLRARIESLRRWRPEESEWPDLSGAALLRSLEDWLGPYLEGVRTRDDLRRLNLLPALQALLPWPLPARLDELAPTHLTVPSGSRVRLQYALDGSPPILAVKLQELFGLAQTPTVNGGRTPVLLHLLSPAGRPVQVTQDLRSFWNSSYFEVRKDLRGRYPKHPWPDDPWSHAPTRQVKKRL; from the coding sequence ATGCCCAGCGTGACGCTCCCCGACCTCCCCATCGCCGAGGTGCTGCCCGAGGTGCGCGCGGCGCTCGCGGCTCACCCGCTGGTGGTGCTTCAGGCGCCGCCGGGGGCGGGCAAGAGTACCGCGTTGCCTCTGGCGTTGTTGGACGAAGCCTGGCTGGCTGGGCAGTCCATCGTCATGCTGCAACCCCGCCGGGTGGCGGCCCGCGCCGTCGCCGCGCGGTTGGCGGAGGGGCTGGGCGAGGAGGTGGGCGGCACTGTGGGCTCGCGCGTGCGCTTCGAGTCGCGCGTGTCGGCCAGAACCCGTATCGAGGTCGTCACCGAGGGCATCCTCACCCGGAGGCTGCAACGCGACCCGGAGTTGAGCGGGGTGGGCCTCGTCATCCTCGACGAGTTCCACGAACGGTCCCTGAACGCTGACCTCGCCCTGGCCCTGCTGCGGGAGGTGCAGGGGGCGCTGCGCGACGACCTGCGCGTGCTCGTCATGAGCGCTACCCTCGACCCGGCCCTCCCCGGGCGGCTGGGCGCGCCGCTGGTGCAGAGCGCGGGCCGGGCCTACCCGGTGGACGTGCATTACCTGCCCGCCGACCCGGCAGGCCGGGTGGAGGACGCGGTGGCCCGTTCCGTTCGCGAAGCCCTGGCCGCCCATCCCGAGGGGGACATCCTCGCCTTCCTGCCCGGCGTGCGCGAGATTCGTGGGGCGATGGGTGCCCTCTTGGATGTGGGCGCCGTCGTTCTGCCCCTCTACGGTGACCTGCCCCTGGCCGAGCAGCGGCGGGCGATCCTCCCCGATCCCGGCGGGCGGCGCCGGGTGGTGCTGGCGACCTCCATCGCGGAAACGTCACTCACGCTGGCGGGGGTGCGGGTGGTGGTGGACGGCGGGCTCAGCCGGACACAAAAATTCGACCCCGGCACCGGCCTCACCCGCATGGTGACGACCCGCGTGACCCGGGACGCCGCCGACCAGCGCGCGGGACGGGCTGGACGCACCGCCCCCGGCACCGCCTACCGCCTGTGGAGCGAGCGCACCCACGCCGCCCTCGCCGCCGCCCACCCCCCCGAAATTCTGGAGGCCGACCTCGCGCCCCTCACGCTGGAACTCGCCGGGTGGGGCGCCCCCGACCCCGCCGCCCTCGCCTGGCTGGATACGCCACCCGCACCGCGCGTCGATTCGGCCCGCGCCCTGCTGCGCGACCTGGACGCGCTGGACGAGGGGAACCGCATCACCCCGCGCGGCTCGGCCCTGCTGGAGTTGCCCACCCACCCCCGCCTCGCGCACCTCCTCCACGATGGGGCGGCGCTGGGCCTGGGGGCACTCGCCGCCGATGTCGCCGCCCTGCTGGAGGAACGCGACCCACTGGGAGTCGGGTCGGGAACGGATCTCACCGACCGGGTGGCGGCCCTGCGCGCGTGGCGGCGGGGCGAGCGCGGCAGGGGAGAGGCCGCCGTGCTGGAGCGGATCGAGCGCCTGGCGAGGCAGTGGCGCCGACTGCTCAACCTCCGGCCCGACGATACCCTCCCCGATTCCTTCGCCGCAGGACAACTCGTCGCCCTCGCCTACCCCGAGCGGGTGGCGTTGAGCCGGGAGGGGGGAGGGGGCCGCTTTCTGCTCGCGGGCGGGCAGGGGGCGCGGCTGCCGGAGGGGGACCCTCTCGCGGGGAGTCCCGCGCTCGCCGTCGCCCATCTGGATGCGGGGAGTGGGGAGGGCCGCATCCACCTCGCCGCGCCGCTCGACCCCGCCCTGCTGGACGCCCGCGCCGCTACCCGGGACACCGTCCGTTGGGACGCCCGGACAGGCACCCTGGTCGCCCAGCGCGAGCGGCATGTGGGGGCGCTGGTGCTGGACGCCCGCCCCCTGCGTGACCTTCCCCATACGGCCCGCTTGGCCGCCCTCGCCGACGCTGTCCGCACCGAGGGCCTCCACCTCCTTACATTCAGCCCGGAGGCTGAGGGATTGCGCGCCCGAATCGAGTCCCTGCGCCGCTGGCGCCCCGAGGAATCCGAGTGGCCCGACCTGTCCGGCGCGGCGCTGCTCAGGAGCCTGGAGGACTGGCTCGGCCCCTACCTGGAAGGCGTGCGTACCCGCGACGACCTGCGGCGCCTCAACCTCCTCCCCGCCCTGCAAGCCCTGCTGCCCTGGCCGCTGCCCGCCCGGCTGGACGAGCTGGCCCCCACTCACCTCACCGTGCCCAGTGGCTCGCGGGTTCGCCTTCAATACGCACTCGACGGCTCGCCCCCCATCCTGGCCGTGAAGTTGCAGGAACTCTTCGGGCTGGCCCAGACGCCGACCGTGAACGGGGGCCGCACGCCCGTCTTGCTCCACCTGCTCTCGCCCGCCGGGCGGCCCGTGCAGGTGACCCAGGATCTGCGCTCCTTCTGGAATTCCTCCTACTTCGAGGTTCGCAAGGACCTGCGGGGCCGCTATCCCAAGCACCCCTGGCCGGACGATCCCTGGTCGCACGCGCCGACGCGGCAGGTCAAGAAACGGCTGTGA
- a CDS encoding NAD(P)/FAD-dependent oxidoreductase produces the protein MQNFDAVVVGAGPAGLNAALVLGGAGRRVLLLDGGPPRNAKATAAHGVFTRDGAAPTGLKRLGLADLEPYPVTVCPDMAREARCLPDGFAVRHDGGWVHARRLLLATGVRDVLPNVPGLRERWGHTVHHCPYCDGWPNREHMLGVLGSGQEGHHLALSVRSWSHRVVLLTGGPDELTDEQREDLRRLDIPVHTAPILRLGGRDTVQVKFQGGERLTLHAVFLNPTQVQNSTLPAALGCELNEKSRVVVNEHGMTSVRGVWAAGDMTGAPQYVMSAASTGMLAAVSLNTTLIHEDVRKVGAAFHKSPDEEAGEPPSGGEAS, from the coding sequence GGACTTAACGCCGCGCTGGTGCTGGGCGGTGCGGGGCGGCGGGTGCTGCTGCTCGACGGCGGACCGCCCCGCAACGCCAAGGCGACTGCGGCCCACGGCGTCTTCACCCGCGACGGGGCCGCCCCAACCGGGCTCAAGCGGCTCGGACTGGCGGACCTGGAACCCTACCCGGTGACCGTGTGCCCTGACATGGCGCGCGAGGCCCGGTGTCTCCCCGACGGGTTCGCGGTGCGGCACGACGGCGGCTGGGTGCATGCCCGGCGGCTGCTGCTCGCCACGGGCGTGCGCGACGTGCTGCCCAACGTGCCGGGCCTGCGTGAACGTTGGGGCCATACCGTCCACCACTGCCCGTATTGCGACGGCTGGCCCAACCGCGAACACATGCTGGGCGTGCTGGGGTCCGGGCAGGAGGGCCATCACCTGGCCCTCAGCGTGCGGTCGTGGTCGCACCGGGTCGTGCTGCTCACCGGCGGCCCGGACGAGCTGACGGATGAGCAGCGCGAGGACCTGCGGCGGCTGGACATCCCCGTCCACACTGCGCCCATCCTGCGCCTGGGGGGCCGGGACACCGTGCAGGTGAAGTTCCAGGGGGGCGAGCGGCTGACCCTGCACGCCGTCTTCCTGAATCCCACCCAGGTCCAGAACAGCACCCTGCCCGCGGCTCTCGGCTGCGAGCTGAACGAGAAGAGCCGGGTGGTCGTGAACGAGCACGGCATGACGAGCGTGCGCGGCGTCTGGGCGGCGGGCGACATGACCGGTGCTCCTCAGTACGTCATGAGCGCCGCCTCGACCGGGATGCTCGCCGCCGTCTCGCTGAACACCACCCTGATCCACGAGGACGTGCGGAAGGTGGGCGCTGCTTTCCACAAATCTCCGGACGAGGAGGCGGGCGAGCCGCCGAGTGGGGGCGAGGCGTCGTGA